In a single window of the Melioribacteraceae bacterium genome:
- a CDS encoding TonB-dependent receptor, giving the protein MCKSFSMERSKRPYAIFLFFLLFGVSNIFAGTTGKIAGRVIDAETREALVGVSVLVAGTNYGAATDIEGDFYISNLAPGKYTLVFSSVGYNKVTVENIMVRIDLTTRVDAELTSTSVNLNEIVVQAQQPLITKDLTSSSAIVTSDEIKLMPVENLHQVINLQAGVVNGHFRGGRRNEVSYLVDGVTVTDVFNGGLSVEVENSSIRQMEVISGTFNAEYGQAMSGIVNIVTRDGTSRYEGSVSAYLGNYFTTHTDIFQNVNKVNLSGPRDVQLTLSGPTKILNNLNFFVTGRYYKDDGYMYGRRIYNTNDDRPVFPIPGNQEIWIDNPTGDSAWVPMNPYEKTSINGKLTYTLPGWKFTYNIFWDDNWSKGYSHDYRWTPDGVNNNYRTNTINNVQITYAPSQSTFASLKYSSNIHKYWGYLYEDEYDSRYVEPNQGSPYTGYTYRHGGNQTDRYNRFTVSNIFQFNIESQVSKEHKVKFGAELRLHELYNSWKTIRNLTEGQLDSTGNAIFTLGYSDLHTKFNIAYTRKPYEISAFIQDKMEYDIMVINAGVRFDYFNSNTNLPVDLRNPLNNPNFPSPNEKRDAVSEYQISPRLGVSFPISDKGAIHFSYGHFFQIPSFENLYSNYSYIIDQTTALSSTVGNPELKAQKTVKYELGLQQVIFPNVSVDLSVYYSDIRNLLGMEILRTYEGFLFGRYINRDYGNVKGLIVTLDRRFADYFAAKVDYTYQVASGNASDPMQNYYNNQADPPVEANKKVVPLSWDQTHTVNLSLTIGDPFDWTAGLVMSYGSGAPYTEEPRYTKGLRFENLGRKPSTVNVDLKANKIFKLLGLDFNVYMLVYNLFDIKNEYGVSASTGRAGVDLNTQFAAPVVGNNTIEEYLKNPADYSAPRRINIGFNVNF; this is encoded by the coding sequence ATGTGTAAATCATTTTCTATGGAGAGATCAAAACGACCATATGCAATATTTTTATTTTTTCTGCTGTTTGGTGTTTCTAATATTTTCGCCGGAACTACAGGTAAAATTGCCGGTCGCGTAATAGATGCTGAAACCAGAGAGGCTTTAGTTGGCGTGAGTGTTCTTGTTGCCGGTACTAATTATGGGGCCGCTACCGATATCGAAGGAGATTTTTATATCAGCAATCTTGCGCCCGGTAAGTACACTTTAGTATTTAGCTCGGTAGGATATAATAAAGTTACCGTCGAAAATATTATGGTTAGGATCGATTTAACCACAAGAGTAGATGCCGAACTAACTTCAACCTCAGTTAACTTAAATGAAATTGTTGTTCAAGCACAGCAGCCATTAATTACGAAAGATCTTACTTCATCATCTGCCATTGTTACTTCAGATGAAATTAAATTGATGCCGGTAGAAAACCTTCATCAAGTAATTAATTTACAGGCTGGTGTTGTTAATGGTCACTTTAGAGGTGGAAGAAGAAATGAAGTTTCATATTTGGTTGATGGCGTAACTGTAACAGACGTATTCAACGGCGGTCTCTCGGTTGAAGTTGAAAACAGTTCAATTAGACAGATGGAAGTAATAAGCGGAACATTTAATGCCGAATATGGCCAAGCTATGTCGGGTATTGTTAATATTGTTACGCGGGATGGAACATCACGTTATGAGGGCTCAGTATCAGCCTACCTCGGAAATTATTTTACTACTCATACCGATATTTTTCAAAATGTAAATAAAGTTAATTTATCGGGACCGCGAGATGTGCAGCTAACACTGAGCGGGCCAACAAAAATTTTAAACAATCTTAACTTCTTTGTTACGGGCCGTTATTATAAAGACGACGGTTATATGTATGGTAGAAGAATTTATAATACCAACGACGATAGACCGGTTTTTCCAATTCCGGGAAATCAAGAAATTTGGATTGATAATCCAACCGGAGACAGCGCCTGGGTTCCAATGAATCCATACGAAAAAACCTCTATCAATGGTAAATTAACTTATACGCTTCCTGGATGGAAGTTTACATACAATATTTTTTGGGATGATAACTGGAGCAAGGGATACAGCCATGATTATAGATGGACCCCCGACGGAGTAAATAATAATTATAGAACTAACACAATTAATAATGTTCAGATTACTTATGCGCCTTCACAAAGTACTTTTGCCAGCTTAAAGTATTCATCTAATATTCATAAGTACTGGGGATATTTATACGAAGATGAATATGACTCACGTTATGTTGAACCTAACCAGGGCTCTCCTTATACAGGTTATACTTATAGGCATGGAGGAAATCAAACTGATAGATATAATAGATTTACTGTAAGCAATATTTTCCAATTTAATATTGAATCACAGGTATCAAAAGAACATAAGGTTAAATTTGGAGCAGAATTACGATTGCATGAACTTTATAATAGCTGGAAGACAATCAGAAATTTAACCGAAGGTCAGCTCGATTCTACGGGCAATGCAATATTTACACTTGGATATTCAGACCTTCACACAAAATTTAATATTGCCTACACCCGTAAGCCTTACGAAATATCGGCCTTCATTCAAGATAAGATGGAATATGATATCATGGTTATAAACGCCGGTGTACGTTTCGATTATTTTAATTCGAATACGAATCTGCCCGTTGATTTAAGAAATCCTCTTAATAATCCTAACTTTCCTTCTCCTAATGAAAAAAGAGATGCGGTTTCTGAATACCAGATTAGCCCCCGACTCGGAGTTTCATTTCCAATTTCTGATAAAGGAGCTATACATTTCAGCTATGGACATTTTTTCCAAATTCCATCATTCGAAAATTTATATAGTAATTACAGCTATATAATCGATCAAACTACAGCACTTTCCTCAACGGTAGGAAATCCGGAATTAAAAGCTCAAAAAACGGTTAAGTATGAACTTGGGTTGCAGCAAGTAATATTTCCCAATGTTTCAGTGGATCTCTCCGTTTATTATAGTGATATACGAAACTTGCTTGGCATGGAAATATTAAGAACTTACGAAGGTTTTTTATTTGGTCGTTATATAAATAGAGATTATGGAAATGTAAAAGGACTTATAGTAACATTAGACAGAAGATTCGCTGATTATTTTGCCGCTAAAGTAGATTACACATATCAAGTAGCTTCAGGTAATGCTTCCGATCCAATGCAAAACTATTATAATAATCAAGCTGATCCTCCGGTTGAAGCAAATAAAAAAGTTGTTCCTCTTTCATGGGATCAAACTCATACAGTAAATCTTTCCTTAACAATCGGCGATCCGTTCGATTGGACTGCGGGTTTAGTAATGAGTTACGGCAGTGGCGCTCCATATACCGAAGAGCCTCGATATACTAAAGGATTACGTTTCGAAAATCTTGGCAGAAAACCAAGTACGGTAAATGTTGATCTAAAAGCAAACAAGATATTCAAATTATTGGGATTAGATTTTAATGTTTACATGCTGGTATATAATCTATTTGATATTAAAAATGAATATGGCGTATCTGCTTCTACCGGAAGAGCTGGCGTTGATTTGAACACTCAATTTGCCGCCCCGGTTGTAGGAAACAATACAATTGAAGAATATCTTAAAAATCCGGCAGATTACTCCGCTCCGCGGCGAATCAACATCGGTTTTAATGTTAACTTCTAA
- a CDS encoding PorV/PorQ family protein: MKKLNIILLIIFTASFIEAQDFVSNVSKRATTAAPFLSIGQGARATSMGSAFVAVADDPSAIFWNPAGLAKVQGGAASFDHTKWVADINYNFMAANYNLGDYGALGVSFLTSAIDEMTVRTIENPEGTGETFGVTDAMFSVSYAINLTDNFSIGFNPKFVMQKIWRTSATAFALDLGVLYRTPFDGIMLGMSISNFGTKMKMTGNTALVLYDPDPNSTGNNNQIPAILQTDEWELPLNFRVGISYEPIKTDMHKLLVAVDALHPADDYESINIGTEYGFNDIFFIRGGFKSLFLKDSEESFTAGAGIKQRFFGNVAVRIDYSYGSFGRLTNVQKFTVGVEF, from the coding sequence ATGAAAAAATTAAATATAATATTACTTATAATCTTTACCGCTTCATTTATTGAAGCTCAAGATTTTGTTTCGAATGTTTCTAAAAGGGCAACTACCGCCGCACCATTTTTATCAATTGGACAAGGTGCACGGGCTACTTCTATGGGAAGCGCCTTTGTTGCTGTTGCCGATGACCCCAGCGCAATATTTTGGAATCCCGCGGGATTAGCTAAAGTTCAGGGGGGCGCGGCTTCATTTGATCATACTAAATGGGTTGCCGATATTAATTATAATTTTATGGCGGCTAATTATAATTTGGGAGACTATGGCGCACTCGGCGTTAGTTTTCTTACCTCGGCTATAGATGAAATGACAGTCAGAACTATTGAAAATCCAGAAGGAACCGGTGAAACATTCGGAGTTACTGATGCTATGTTTTCTGTTTCTTATGCAATCAATTTAACCGATAATTTTTCAATCGGTTTTAATCCCAAATTTGTAATGCAGAAAATTTGGCGTACTTCAGCCACCGCTTTTGCATTAGACTTGGGCGTTTTATACCGCACTCCGTTTGATGGAATAATGCTGGGAATGTCAATTTCTAACTTTGGTACTAAAATGAAAATGACAGGTAATACTGCATTAGTTCTCTACGATCCCGATCCAAACAGCACGGGAAATAATAATCAGATACCTGCAATACTTCAAACCGATGAGTGGGAATTGCCATTAAATTTTAGAGTTGGTATTTCTTATGAACCAATAAAAACAGATATGCACAAACTATTGGTCGCTGTTGATGCACTGCATCCTGCTGATGATTATGAAAGCATTAACATTGGAACTGAATATGGTTTTAATGACATCTTCTTTATAAGAGGGGGATTTAAATCATTATTTCTAAAGGATTCTGAAGAATCATTTACTGCCGGTGCCGGAATTAAACAGAGATTCTTCGGTAATGTTGCCGTTCGGATTGATTATTCGTATGGTAGTTTTGGCAGACTCACAAACGTTCAGAAGTTTACTGTAGGTGTAGAGTTCTGA
- a CDS encoding family 16 glycosylhydrolase — MIKNSIRLILTLLLTSQIILAKNYKGGEYRTKEAFLYGRFESSFKAPGKEGTLGTMFTYFDGSPSDPWSQGKWNEIDVEIMGRYNNDVQFNTITPGQINHVRHQYVDFNPALDYHTYAFEWTPDYIAYFIDGVEVYRQTEDFVRTVNRAQKLMFNMWIPNYPNWAGVWNDQVLPAFTYYDWTAYYKYTPGKGNYGSDNNFTFEWKDDFDFFDENRWAKATHTFEGNNVDFVPENIVFENGKMIISLTSPNELGYYDKRPPSIISVRALNEFTLHVFFSEEVEKTSAESASRYLMGGAPPIKKATLLSDNRTVELQVEKLNLNSLPALIVLSGIKDRFVPANMASNLSKSIITTPQYKFPLKINVGGNRFNDFIPDIEFKTDTSNYGYMEGSKGGPFSLPIAKTDDDVVFQSEINGMAKYVVRIPNGTYRVQLLFAENHFTQNGQRIFDVYVQGKKELTKFDITKETGIRSAIIKTIDNVNVENHLLDIHFSAWVQRPLLNGIIIEQITTGVEDHSTIPKQYELMQNFPNPFNPDTVISYKISEPSHIRLKIYDLLGKEIKVLVDEFKQPGLYNSQFSTFNTKGAQLSSGIYFYELTAGNFSQTKKMVLAK; from the coding sequence ATGATCAAAAATTCGATTCGACTAATCTTAACCCTTCTATTAACCAGTCAAATTATTTTAGCCAAAAATTATAAAGGTGGCGAATATAGAACTAAAGAAGCTTTTCTTTATGGGCGATTTGAATCAAGTTTTAAAGCTCCAGGTAAAGAGGGAACTCTTGGCACTATGTTTACTTACTTTGACGGCTCTCCTTCAGATCCATGGTCGCAAGGTAAATGGAATGAGATTGATGTTGAAATAATGGGGAGATATAATAATGATGTGCAGTTTAATACAATCACTCCCGGACAAATAAATCATGTTCGGCATCAGTATGTAGATTTTAATCCCGCTTTAGATTATCACACATACGCATTTGAGTGGACTCCCGATTACATAGCCTATTTTATTGATGGAGTTGAAGTTTATAGGCAAACTGAAGATTTTGTTAGAACCGTAAATAGAGCACAAAAATTAATGTTTAACATGTGGATACCAAATTACCCTAACTGGGCAGGGGTTTGGAATGACCAGGTGTTACCTGCATTTACCTATTATGATTGGACTGCATATTACAAATACACCCCTGGTAAAGGAAATTACGGTTCTGATAATAATTTTACTTTTGAATGGAAAGATGATTTTGATTTTTTTGATGAGAACAGGTGGGCAAAAGCTACTCATACCTTTGAAGGTAATAATGTTGATTTTGTGCCTGAAAATATTGTTTTCGAAAATGGGAAAATGATAATTAGTTTGACTTCACCTAATGAACTTGGCTATTACGATAAACGCCCTCCTTCAATTATATCTGTCCGCGCACTTAATGAATTTACACTACATGTTTTTTTCTCTGAAGAAGTTGAGAAAACATCGGCTGAATCTGCTTCAAGATATTTAATGGGAGGAGCACCCCCAATAAAAAAAGCAACCCTTTTAAGTGATAATAGAACTGTTGAATTGCAAGTAGAGAAGTTAAATTTAAATTCTCTACCAGCTTTAATTGTATTAAGTGGTATTAAAGATCGATTCGTACCTGCAAATATGGCGTCAAATTTATCCAAATCAATAATTACCACTCCTCAATATAAATTTCCGTTAAAGATTAATGTTGGTGGAAATAGGTTTAATGATTTTATTCCAGATATAGAATTTAAAACCGACACTTCTAATTATGGTTATATGGAAGGATCGAAAGGAGGACCCTTTAGTTTGCCAATAGCTAAGACTGATGATGATGTGGTTTTTCAAAGTGAAATTAATGGAATGGCAAAATATGTGGTGCGGATACCGAATGGTACTTATCGTGTTCAACTTCTTTTTGCGGAAAATCATTTTACACAAAACGGGCAAAGAATATTTGATGTTTATGTACAAGGGAAAAAAGAGTTAACTAAATTTGATATTACCAAAGAAACCGGAATTAGATCGGCTATCATTAAAACAATTGATAATGTAAATGTAGAAAACCATTTGCTTGATATTCATTTCTCGGCTTGGGTCCAGCGTCCACTATTAAATGGAATTATAATAGAACAGATAACTACCGGTGTAGAAGATCACTCAACAATTCCTAAACAATATGAACTAATGCAGAATTTTCCGAATCCCTTTAACCCCGATACTGTTATTAGTTATAAAATTTCAGAGCCAAGTCATATACGATTAAAAATATACGATCTACTTGGAAAAGAAATAAAAGTTTTAGTTGATGAATTCAAACAGCCCGGATTATATAACTCCCAATTTTCTACCTTTAATACAAAAGGTGCTCAACTATCGTCAGGCATTTATTTCTACGAACTTACTGCCGGAAATTTTTCACAGACAAAAAAAATGGTATTGGCAAAATAA
- a CDS encoding T9SS type A sorting domain-containing protein — MKKLLIAIVLMVTAISVSAQTYTFQSFDNSVKDGWWDMSQIYQNQGSATAKLDVSDYTADKKEGTGSLKIDYLVGAGDGWGGYVVRTTPKPLNVTYDLSVGKQLTFWYKVIKPVVTSQGGSMEFEFKLTDANETGGEEDRFFRKMPVDFADASGTWKQITVDMNIGSDPTVSWAPQAQNGDGELQLHKINVLEIALVYITTGGGVNTPTAAGEILIDGLAVVGDKYAPPLDNFDASAASYAFDDMGWAGAGKGEVKLTDVTDDKIEGAGALKFDYTVNASEDWGGYVNFSKNIAKPEKFEERTALVVWIKNVTPHKAANPGRLSMRFNVIENNTGSADEGWVCMVPIDWSKATDWVRVYMPLRQRPAVEVGTEKMFPSDGFAQPWWDEKGDKTFNPEAIKGIKIELSAEGLTGPTGGGVKGEKLTGTILFDIIQQSGFQSADKQAPTAPALAVVKGTYSNLVTWTDVAGESEEKYNLYFSTKPITDINSTDVSTLKLNVGENVQVFEHLLRSPKVDRDETYYYAITCADKAGNVSDAAVSGAFVNKAKGIPTIALQSVNFKADGKLDEWTGITPFDMSPSKGTATIVNNFVVTDDNDCSAKVYVAIDNNYIYIAFDVTDDVVYDDPGYYTRGNSWALDATDLEIGLYNGNEHKIHTGYMRGAAPDYHVRFNKLRARNDHWTSVKDSLLLPGPNYYWGEKFPSGYVVEAKISLDDLANVRTDPAAAKDQIYLKKGYKIPFDLVINDNDGGTSGEDWQNRQGMISWGPFNQDGGWQYPQNWMYTWLGDDDVVTTDLDEQLPFAYNLDQNYPNPFNPATQINYSIANAGLVTLRVYDVLGRQVAELINRYQDAGSYNVNFNASKLTSGIYFYKIESGSFVQVKKMMLVK; from the coding sequence ATGAAAAAACTGCTAATAGCTATAGTACTAATGGTTACGGCTATTTCGGTTTCCGCACAAACCTACACATTCCAATCATTCGATAATTCTGTAAAAGATGGATGGTGGGATATGTCGCAAATTTATCAGAACCAGGGCTCGGCAACGGCTAAGCTAGATGTATCGGATTATACTGCCGATAAAAAAGAGGGGACCGGATCGCTCAAAATTGACTATTTAGTAGGCGCTGGTGATGGATGGGGAGGTTATGTTGTTCGTACCACTCCAAAACCATTGAATGTTACCTACGATCTTTCAGTAGGAAAACAATTAACTTTTTGGTACAAGGTAATTAAGCCTGTTGTTACATCACAGGGTGGTTCAATGGAATTTGAATTCAAACTAACAGACGCAAATGAAACCGGCGGTGAGGAAGATCGATTTTTCCGAAAAATGCCAGTAGATTTTGCTGATGCATCGGGTACGTGGAAACAAATTACTGTCGATATGAATATTGGATCTGATCCAACAGTATCTTGGGCTCCTCAAGCTCAAAATGGAGATGGAGAATTACAACTTCATAAAATTAATGTTCTCGAAATTGCACTTGTTTATATCACAACCGGTGGCGGAGTTAATACACCTACTGCTGCAGGAGAGATACTTATTGATGGTCTCGCTGTGGTTGGTGATAAATATGCTCCACCTCTCGATAATTTTGACGCAAGCGCTGCTTCATATGCATTTGATGATATGGGCTGGGCAGGCGCAGGTAAAGGAGAAGTTAAATTAACAGATGTAACAGATGATAAAATTGAAGGCGCCGGCGCATTGAAATTTGATTATACTGTTAATGCCTCTGAAGATTGGGGCGGCTATGTTAATTTTTCAAAAAATATCGCTAAACCTGAAAAATTTGAGGAAAGAACAGCATTAGTAGTTTGGATTAAAAATGTTACTCCTCATAAAGCCGCTAATCCTGGCAGGCTAAGTATGAGATTTAATGTAATCGAAAATAATACCGGCTCCGCTGATGAAGGCTGGGTTTGTATGGTTCCGATAGATTGGAGCAAAGCAACCGATTGGGTTAGAGTTTATATGCCATTGAGACAACGTCCTGCAGTTGAAGTTGGAACTGAAAAAATGTTCCCTTCAGATGGATTTGCTCAACCTTGGTGGGATGAAAAAGGGGACAAAACTTTTAACCCTGAAGCAATTAAAGGTATCAAAATTGAATTATCAGCTGAGGGTTTAACAGGTCCAACCGGCGGCGGAGTTAAAGGAGAAAAATTAACTGGTACAATCCTATTCGATATTATTCAACAATCTGGTTTCCAGTCTGCTGATAAACAAGCTCCTACTGCTCCAGCACTTGCAGTTGTAAAAGGTACTTATTCTAATTTGGTTACCTGGACTGACGTGGCTGGTGAATCAGAAGAAAAATATAATCTCTACTTCAGCACAAAACCAATTACAGATATCAATTCAACAGATGTATCAACTCTAAAATTAAATGTTGGTGAGAATGTTCAAGTGTTTGAACATCTTTTAAGATCACCTAAAGTTGACAGAGATGAAACTTACTATTACGCTATTACTTGCGCAGATAAAGCAGGCAACGTTTCTGACGCCGCAGTTTCAGGTGCTTTCGTCAACAAAGCAAAAGGAATTCCAACTATTGCACTGCAATCAGTAAACTTTAAAGCTGACGGAAAATTAGATGAATGGACAGGTATTACTCCTTTTGATATGTCACCATCTAAAGGTACAGCAACCATCGTTAATAATTTTGTTGTAACAGATGATAACGACTGCTCAGCAAAAGTGTATGTTGCTATAGATAACAATTATATCTATATCGCTTTTGATGTAACAGATGATGTGGTTTATGACGATCCAGGTTATTACACAAGAGGTAATTCATGGGCTCTTGACGCTACAGATTTAGAAATTGGGCTTTACAATGGAAATGAACATAAAATCCATACAGGATATATGAGAGGAGCCGCTCCAGATTACCATGTTCGTTTTAATAAATTAAGAGCAAGAAACGATCACTGGACAAGCGTTAAAGATTCTTTACTCTTACCTGGACCAAATTATTATTGGGGAGAAAAATTCCCATCAGGTTATGTTGTTGAAGCAAAAATAAGCTTGGATGATCTTGCAAATGTAAGAACTGATCCTGCTGCTGCAAAAGATCAAATTTATTTAAAGAAGGGTTACAAAATTCCTTTCGATCTAGTTATTAATGATAATGATGGTGGAACCAGCGGAGAAGATTGGCAAAATCGTCAAGGTATGATTAGCTGGGGACCATTCAATCAGGATGGCGGCTGGCAATATCCACAAAACTGGATGTACACTTGGTTGGGAGATGATGATGTTGTAACAACAGATCTTGATGAACAATTACCATTTGCTTACAACTTAGATCAAAACTATCCAAACCCATTCAATCCTGCTACTCAAATCAACTATTCAATTGCGAATGCCGGTTTAGTAACATTACGCGTTTATGATGTGCTGGGTCGTCAAGTAGCAGAATTAATTAACCGTTATCAAGATGCAGGCAGCTACAATGTTAATTTTAACGCATCAAAATTAACTTCAGGTATCTACTTCTATAAAATTGAAAGCGGATCTTTTGTACAAGTAAAGAAAATGATGTTAGTAAAATAA